A stretch of Linepithema humile isolate Giens D197 chromosome 3, Lhum_UNIL_v1.0, whole genome shotgun sequence DNA encodes these proteins:
- the Tip60 gene encoding histone acetyltransferase Tip60 translates to MIEEHDERETICDSVNSLVEGCRLPVRMHGTDDWPLAEIISVKDVQDVKCYYVHYVDFNKRLDEWVTEDSLDTRKVQYPRRDGTTPGTGAATPKKQAVSRPPSPSSVSNEPVNGSAVLQAALQKKMSRKRKATFLENEDSQDGPPQTPGPRPTGSLVAHHHDDIVTRMKNIELIELGRHRIKPWYFSPYPQEMVNLSCIYICEFCLKYRKSRKCLERHLIKCNLRHPPGNEIYRKGSISFFEIDGRKNKNYAQNLCLLAKLFLDHKTLYYDTDPFLFYVMTDFDSRGFHIVGYFSKEKESTEDHNVACILTLPPYQRRGYGKLLIEFSYELSKFEGKTGSPEKPLSDLGLLSYRSYWAHTILDILLNIKPVVENEKPQITISEISELTSIKKEDVISTLQNLNLINYYKGQYIVTLNRDIIGQHAAAMEKRQIRIDPKCLHWTPKDWSVRAKW, encoded by the exons ATGATCGAGGAGCACGACGAACGCGAAACAATATGCGATTCTGTG AATTCACTAGTTGAAGGCTGTCGTTTGCCGGTCCGAATGCATGGCACGGACGATTGGC CACTTGCTGAAATCATTAGTGTCAAAGATGTACAAGATGTCAAATGTTATTACGTTCACTATGTGGATT ttaataaGCGACTGGATGAATGGGTTACGGAAGATTCTTTGGATACTAGAAAGGTCCAATATCCCCGTCGTGATGGAACGACACCGGGAACTGGTGCAGCAACACCAAAAAAGCAGGCTGTTAGCAGGCCTCCTAGTCCTAGCAGCGTTAGTAATGAACCAGTTAACGGTTCCGCCGTGCTTCAAGCTGCACTGCAGAAGAAAATGtctagaaaaagaaaagcaacatttttagaaaatgagGATTCTCAAGATGGTCCGCCACAAACACCAGGTCCCAGGCCGACTGGTTCCCTAGTAGCTCATCATCATGACGATATAGTCACGAGAATGAAAAACATAGAATTAATCGAATTAGGTCGTCATAGAATAAAACCTTGGTATTTTAGCCCTTATCCACAAGAGATGGTGAATTTATCTTGTATATACATCTGTGAATTCTGTCTGAAGTACAGAAAGAGTCGAAAATGTTTGGAGAGGCACTTAATCAAATGTAATTTACGGCATCCGCCCGGAAACGAAATATACAGAAAAGGATCTATATCGTTTTTCGAGATTGACGGccgcaagaataagaattacGCACAAAATCTTTGTTTACTGGCAAAACTATTTTTGGATCACAAGACTCTCTATTATGATACTGATCCCTTTTTGTTCTACGTAATGACGGACTTTGACAGTAGAGGGTTTCACATAGTCGGCTATTTTTCAAAAGAGAAGGAGTCAACCGAGGATCACAACGTAGCGTGTATTCTTACACTGCCACCATATCAGAGAAGAGGTTATGGCAAACTATTGATAGAATTTTCATACGAGTTGTCAAAATTTGAAGGAAAAACTGGCTCTCCGGAAAAGCCGCTGTCTGATTTGGGTTTGCTTTCGTACCGGAGCTACTGGGCACACACGATACTCGATATCCTTTTGAACATAAAGCCTGTAGTAGAAAACGAAAAACCACAGATAACAATAAGCGAGATTTCCGAGTTAACATCGATCAAGAAAGAAGATGTGATATCGACTCTGCAAAATTTGaatctcattaattattacaaggggcaatatattgtaacattaaaTAG GGATATTATCGGACAACACGCAGCTGCAATGGAAAAAAGGCAGATTAGGATAGATCCTAAGTGTCTACATTGGACACCAAAAGATTGGAGTGTTAGAGCCAAATGGTGA